The following are encoded in a window of Actinomyces oris genomic DNA:
- a CDS encoding hemolysin family protein, protein MTGIPTAALIACAVIVLALGALLSAGESALLRFTRAAADDLIEEGRRGAARVRRLAEHRTRVLGALSVARVAVDMLAAVLITLAASGLVRAWWQVLALALLANIILLGVVVGFSPRTYGRRNPAATLLALGGLLTWVDVLAAPQRRLVSRTRRPESAPTDAETREAVNEDLREMIDEIGETDTIEDEDREMMRSVVELGQTLVREVMVPRTDMVTIDAHKPASAAMRLFIRSGYSRVPVIGEDADDVRGILYLKDVLRRLAAHPEHESLAVAGFARDAEYVPEMKPADDLLREMQTGRFHMALAVDEYGGTAGLVTMEDLLEEVVGELTDEHDPELPEVVEVAPGTYRVPARLALDELGELFDLEIDDDDVDTVGGLLTKAIGRVPLPGAAGDTQGVHLQAEEATGRRRQVSTILASRTPAPEEDTDD, encoded by the coding sequence GTGACCGGCATCCCCACCGCTGCGCTCATCGCCTGCGCGGTGATCGTCCTGGCCCTGGGTGCCCTCCTGTCAGCCGGCGAGTCCGCCCTACTGCGCTTCACCCGGGCCGCCGCCGACGACCTCATCGAGGAGGGGCGCCGCGGAGCCGCCCGGGTCCGCCGCCTGGCCGAGCACCGTACCCGGGTCCTGGGTGCCCTCAGCGTCGCCCGCGTCGCCGTCGACATGCTCGCCGCCGTCCTCATCACCCTGGCCGCCTCCGGGCTCGTGCGCGCCTGGTGGCAGGTCCTCGCCCTGGCCCTGCTGGCCAACATCATCCTGCTGGGCGTCGTCGTCGGCTTCTCCCCACGCACCTACGGCCGGCGCAACCCCGCCGCCACCCTGCTCGCCCTGGGCGGCCTGCTCACCTGGGTCGACGTCCTGGCAGCCCCCCAGCGCCGCCTCGTCTCCCGCACCCGCCGCCCCGAGTCCGCCCCCACCGACGCCGAGACCCGTGAGGCCGTCAACGAGGACCTGCGCGAGATGATCGACGAGATCGGCGAGACCGACACCATCGAGGACGAGGACCGCGAGATGATGCGCTCGGTCGTCGAGCTCGGCCAGACCCTCGTGCGCGAGGTCATGGTCCCACGCACCGACATGGTCACCATCGACGCCCACAAGCCCGCCTCCGCCGCCATGCGCCTGTTCATCCGCTCCGGCTACTCGCGCGTCCCCGTCATCGGGGAGGACGCCGACGACGTGCGCGGCATCCTCTACCTCAAGGACGTCCTGCGACGCCTGGCCGCCCACCCCGAGCACGAGTCCCTCGCCGTGGCCGGATTCGCCCGGGACGCCGAGTACGTCCCCGAGATGAAACCCGCCGACGACCTCCTGCGCGAGATGCAGACCGGCCGCTTCCACATGGCCCTGGCCGTCGACGAGTACGGTGGCACCGCCGGCCTGGTCACCATGGAGGACCTCCTGGAGGAGGTCGTCGGCGAGCTCACCGACGAGCACGACCCCGAGCTGCCCGAGGTCGTCGAAGTCGCCCCCGGCACCTACCGCGTCCCCGCCCGACTCGCCCTGGACGAGCTCGGCGAGCTCTTCGACCTCGAGATCGACGACGACGACGTCGACACCGTCGGCGGCCTGCTCACCAAGGCCATCGGCCGCGTCCCCCTGCCCGGCGCCGCCGGAGACACCCAGGGCGTCCACCTCCAGGCCGAGGAGGCCACCGGCCGCCGCCGCCAGGTCTCCACTATTCTCGCCTCGCGCACCCCCGCCCCCGAAGAGGACACCGATGACTGA
- a CDS encoding pentapeptide repeat-containing protein — MTRTISLLYGQWDDRVDSLQASRVSRESRRLSNPFDQNRHAGDVVNNFESGKIFSWNDSYPTSSTILSITPSVVIICWAKHLWWANPAEWWKFKNAAIVAAFAGMILIPLMSSRLKRNYALFRAIVIWVVIALIAYTLLSAVWGGNFRAGWEDVEFSNSRDRLSSVFTAIGGIGAVGYLVIKYRQQAGSERELSRLIVREADDKLMQAVQQLSSHSAQARLAGVYALSEIADVYGSEEYVTDYNKRVVDILCGYLRTKRPKDDGPVESAVVSVLNDHLSEQNIAYDGSTNMSPGPWSEYSIDLRGSKFREPFRLRNAIISDLKVQHSKFVDHVELHDVVFSEGVDFDSVQFRDLVVFRGVNFCGETKFQDSIFEKDVTFEAIQAGTRTVFAFVDFEGVNFKGRTIFKDVVFDKATRFKSNGRGVPTTFSHVTFRCATLKSVTAFISVKFSGETEFNRTCFEGPTSFDVDETCSPVAFMDVTFRDVAFKSFTTFKNTLFAGSVEFNSVKFGENSSFHRIELQNVAFNKPAIFKETVFNGVTTFRNAEFQDVTEFSSVHFKGSLYVGSYQDKTTKFNASKFHDVTFDRDATFSGVYFEGEVEFKKGIFKDAVNFGCNRIQSSAVIKLSRQQKNSESQVTIFKERTLFREIDFKGLAYFNGVQFRGDTEFCEVEFEKDADFSSYLNVDRTIFSEVRFVDTSFRSESSFRYATMRDAHFMGVEFSVVNFNNCSIERASFYRSILRNTSFSRLFMKGARLGDITFFSGTECAGVADFSYAKFEIEADFSGGTFGEAALFRGAIFNAQYDGDNPFVFGLGIQVTSRGIPKGARWMNFSDLGLGGRGKSK; from the coding sequence TTGACGAGAACGATTAGCTTGCTTTATGGTCAGTGGGACGATCGCGTTGATTCCCTGCAAGCAAGTCGAGTCTCACGAGAGAGCAGACGTTTGTCTAACCCGTTTGATCAAAACAGACACGCTGGAGATGTGGTGAATAATTTCGAGAGTGGAAAGATATTCAGCTGGAACGATAGTTACCCTACTTCTTCAACCATACTGTCGATAACGCCGTCAGTTGTAATAATATGTTGGGCGAAGCACCTATGGTGGGCAAACCCAGCTGAATGGTGGAAGTTCAAAAATGCTGCGATAGTTGCCGCATTTGCGGGTATGATCCTGATTCCTTTGATGAGTAGCCGTTTGAAAAGGAATTATGCGCTATTTCGCGCAATCGTGATCTGGGTAGTTATCGCACTCATCGCATACACGCTACTCAGCGCAGTCTGGGGAGGAAATTTCAGGGCGGGATGGGAGGACGTCGAGTTCTCGAACTCTAGAGACCGGCTATCCAGCGTATTTACTGCAATCGGCGGAATAGGCGCAGTTGGGTATCTCGTCATAAAGTATCGCCAACAGGCGGGCTCCGAACGCGAGTTAAGTCGCTTAATTGTGAGGGAAGCCGATGACAAACTCATGCAAGCAGTTCAGCAATTAAGTTCGCATTCAGCCCAAGCGAGACTTGCTGGAGTTTATGCACTTTCCGAAATCGCAGATGTTTATGGTAGTGAAGAATATGTGACTGACTACAACAAAAGAGTTGTTGATATATTATGCGGATACCTTCGTACCAAACGGCCAAAAGATGACGGTCCTGTGGAGTCAGCGGTGGTCTCCGTGCTCAACGACCATCTATCGGAACAAAACATTGCTTACGATGGCTCAACAAATATGTCTCCAGGCCCTTGGAGTGAGTACTCTATTGACTTGCGTGGCTCGAAGTTTCGTGAGCCCTTCAGGCTCCGTAATGCGATCATCTCAGACCTTAAGGTGCAGCATTCGAAATTCGTTGACCATGTTGAATTGCATGATGTAGTATTTTCTGAGGGTGTTGATTTCGATTCCGTTCAGTTTCGCGATCTAGTTGTATTTCGAGGCGTCAATTTCTGCGGCGAGACTAAGTTTCAGGACAGCATATTTGAGAAGGATGTTACTTTTGAGGCGATTCAGGCAGGAACCCGAACAGTTTTTGCCTTTGTTGATTTTGAAGGTGTGAATTTTAAAGGACGAACAATTTTCAAGGATGTAGTCTTCGATAAAGCGACTAGATTTAAATCTAACGGCAGAGGTGTCCCAACTACCTTCTCACATGTGACGTTCAGATGTGCTACTTTGAAATCGGTAACAGCATTCATTAGCGTGAAATTTTCTGGAGAGACTGAATTCAACCGAACATGTTTTGAAGGGCCAACTAGTTTCGATGTTGATGAAACTTGTTCTCCAGTCGCCTTTATGGATGTTACCTTCCGAGATGTTGCGTTCAAATCGTTCACTACATTTAAAAACACCTTGTTCGCTGGTTCAGTGGAGTTCAATTCCGTCAAGTTCGGAGAAAACTCTAGCTTTCATCGCATTGAACTTCAGAATGTAGCCTTTAATAAGCCTGCTATTTTCAAAGAGACCGTTTTTAACGGTGTAACTACCTTCAGGAACGCAGAATTTCAGGACGTGACTGAATTTTCTTCAGTTCATTTTAAAGGCTCCTTATATGTCGGGTCCTATCAAGATAAAACAACAAAGTTCAATGCATCTAAGTTTCACGACGTAACATTCGATAGAGATGCGACATTTAGTGGAGTATACTTCGAAGGCGAGGTAGAGTTTAAGAAGGGGATATTTAAAGATGCAGTTAACTTCGGTTGTAATCGAATTCAATCTAGTGCAGTAATAAAATTGAGTAGACAGCAAAAGAATAGTGAATCTCAGGTTACCATATTCAAAGAACGAACTCTTTTTCGAGAGATTGACTTTAAGGGTCTGGCGTATTTCAACGGAGTTCAGTTTCGCGGGGATACGGAATTCTGTGAGGTAGAATTTGAGAAAGACGCCGATTTTTCCTCCTACTTGAATGTTGATAGAACCATATTCTCGGAAGTGCGCTTCGTTGATACGTCCTTCAGAAGTGAGTCGAGTTTCCGGTATGCGACGATGAGGGACGCCCATTTTATGGGGGTGGAATTTTCTGTTGTTAACTTCAATAACTGCAGTATTGAGAGAGCTTCCTTCTATAGGTCGATCCTACGAAATACTTCATTTTCAAGATTGTTCATGAAAGGGGCTAGACTAGGTGATATTACATTCTTCAGTGGAACGGAGTGCGCTGGAGTTGCCGACTTTAGTTATGCGAAGTTCGAAATCGAAGCAGACTTCTCCGGCGGCACTTTCGGTGAAGCGGCCCTATTTCGAGGCGCCATCTTCAACGCTCAATATGATGGGGACAATCCTTTTGTTTTTGGATTAGGAATTCAGGTAACTAGTCGCGGCATTCCCAAAGGGGCAAGGTGGATGAATTTTAGCGATTTAGGACTAGGTGGACGTGGTAAGTCCAAATAA
- a CDS encoding PhoH family protein → MTDASTTPAEPATGQDPAVSGASLAPSTPPTLRSLGAPAQTTSAEPKDVTRTLTLPEDVAPVTLLGARDEVLRAIEKGFTDVDIHVRGTAVTVSGPAARVDTVVVLLSELIDVARTGTPLTADAVERAVGLLETSTRPTEVLTDDILTSHGRTIRPKSLGQKAYTDAIEESTITFGIGPAGTGKTYLAMAKAVDALARKRVSRIILTRPAVEAGENLGFLPGSLTDKIDPYLRPLYDALHDMLEPEALPRLMAAGTIEVAPLAYMRGRTLNDAFVILDEAQNTSPEQMKMFLTRLGFGSRMVVTGDISQVDLPGGRESGLIVVRKILAGVEGISFCELGSADVVRHRLVGRIIEAYARHDAEVAAQDAAARPAGPPGRSGRNSQYRRGSSNRPARPYSERNPHDH, encoded by the coding sequence ATGACAGACGCTTCCACCACGCCCGCCGAGCCGGCTACCGGCCAGGACCCTGCCGTCTCCGGCGCGTCCTTGGCACCCTCCACGCCGCCGACCCTCCGGTCGCTCGGTGCCCCCGCCCAGACCACATCCGCCGAACCGAAGGACGTCACGCGCACCCTCACCCTGCCTGAGGACGTCGCCCCGGTGACACTCCTGGGCGCCCGGGACGAGGTCTTGCGCGCCATTGAGAAGGGCTTCACCGACGTCGACATCCACGTGCGCGGCACCGCCGTCACCGTTTCCGGCCCCGCCGCCCGCGTCGACACCGTCGTCGTCCTGCTCTCCGAGCTCATCGACGTTGCCCGCACCGGCACGCCCCTGACCGCGGACGCCGTCGAGCGCGCCGTCGGCCTGCTGGAGACCTCCACCCGCCCCACCGAGGTCCTCACCGACGACATCCTCACCTCCCACGGCCGCACCATCCGCCCCAAGTCCCTCGGCCAGAAGGCCTACACCGACGCCATCGAGGAATCCACCATCACCTTCGGCATCGGCCCCGCCGGCACCGGCAAGACCTACCTGGCCATGGCCAAGGCCGTCGACGCCCTGGCCCGCAAGCGCGTCTCGCGCATCATCCTCACCCGCCCCGCCGTCGAGGCCGGCGAGAACCTCGGCTTCCTGCCCGGCAGCCTCACCGACAAGATCGACCCCTACCTGCGCCCCCTCTACGACGCCCTCCACGACATGCTCGAGCCCGAGGCCCTGCCCCGCCTCATGGCCGCCGGCACCATCGAGGTCGCGCCCCTGGCCTACATGCGCGGACGCACCCTCAACGACGCCTTCGTCATCCTCGACGAGGCCCAGAACACCAGCCCCGAGCAGATGAAGATGTTCCTCACCCGCCTCGGCTTCGGCTCACGCATGGTCGTCACCGGAGACATCTCCCAGGTCGACCTGCCCGGCGGACGCGAGTCCGGCCTCATCGTCGTGCGCAAAATCCTCGCCGGCGTCGAGGGCATCAGCTTCTGCGAGCTCGGGTCGGCCGACGTCGTGCGCCACCGCCTCGTGGGCCGCATCATCGAGGCCTACGCCCGCCACGACGCCGAGGTCGCCGCCCAGGACGCCGCCGCCCGACCCGCCGGACCGCCTGGCCGCAGCGGCCGCAACAGCCAGTACCGTCGGGGGAGCAGCAACCGCCCCGCCCGGCCTTACTCGGAGAGGAACCCGCATGACCACTGA
- a CDS encoding pentapeptide repeat-containing protein has translation MAKNTLPFKNRVKQLEYTFKLMLAQKIEATHNRFTSWRHENDLFFSIIKWILMATAAYTLLNWIWGDRGIFSGWSLEENTSTPLERIKVSLTILGGTGGIGYLVIKFRERSALEREEANEKLVRAVQQLGDASPQVRIAGVYSLADVADTYEGLYHQRVVDILCGYLRTDRLLKDANGETRYATHEDGTPNHDQPLSTDGAVESTILSILASHLKAHSRTNNGKQFSLGSWSSCNLDLHGAYITEQVDFTDTQISEINAQDTKFSRDVCFSRSTFTRKVNFLNAKFSQHATFTGSQIVCLANFGGVTFTQLANFNRAAFVSDAQFTGTTFGGGVLFIETLFQEWADFQSTKFIKGCAFFDTKHIQEPIFHESLFNIKLKNTKWFAFSESIELNEEGLPKGAKWSEFDDHGRPITPENRNRTNFTDSKDQAEKTSPTNSPLHGGDEDSGEVTSEMS, from the coding sequence ATGGCAAAAAATACCCTCCCCTTCAAAAATAGAGTGAAGCAACTAGAGTATACATTCAAGTTAATGCTGGCTCAAAAAATTGAAGCAACTCACAACAGATTTACGTCATGGCGCCACGAGAACGACCTATTCTTCTCGATCATCAAATGGATTCTTATGGCAACAGCAGCATACACCCTACTGAACTGGATCTGGGGAGATCGAGGGATCTTCTCAGGATGGTCATTAGAGGAAAATACATCCACTCCACTAGAGAGAATCAAAGTTTCACTAACCATTCTTGGCGGGACTGGAGGTATCGGATACCTTGTCATCAAATTCCGGGAACGCTCAGCGCTCGAACGCGAAGAGGCGAACGAAAAACTTGTACGCGCAGTCCAACAACTAGGCGACGCCTCACCACAGGTTCGCATCGCAGGCGTTTATTCTTTGGCCGACGTCGCCGACACCTACGAAGGCCTATACCATCAGCGTGTTGTTGACATCCTCTGCGGCTACCTGCGTACCGACCGACTCCTCAAAGATGCGAACGGTGAAACACGTTACGCCACCCACGAAGATGGAACACCCAACCACGACCAACCACTTAGCACTGACGGGGCTGTCGAATCGACCATACTTTCCATCCTAGCAAGCCACCTCAAAGCACATTCTCGAACGAACAATGGAAAACAGTTCAGTCTCGGATCATGGAGCTCATGCAACCTCGACTTACACGGGGCCTACATTACAGAACAGGTTGATTTTACTGACACGCAGATAAGCGAAATCAACGCACAAGACACCAAGTTCTCACGCGACGTTTGTTTTTCAAGATCAACATTCACAAGAAAGGTTAACTTTCTGAATGCAAAATTTTCACAACATGCGACATTCACAGGATCGCAAATTGTATGTCTCGCGAACTTCGGAGGGGTTACATTTACTCAACTCGCCAATTTCAACAGGGCTGCATTTGTTAGCGATGCCCAGTTTACAGGCACCACCTTTGGTGGTGGCGTCCTATTTATTGAAACTCTCTTTCAGGAGTGGGCCGATTTTCAAAGCACAAAATTCATTAAGGGATGCGCATTCTTCGATACAAAGCACATTCAGGAACCCATCTTTCATGAGTCTCTATTTAACATAAAACTAAAGAATACAAAATGGTTTGCATTCTCCGAATCTATCGAACTCAACGAAGAGGGACTACCCAAAGGCGCTAAGTGGAGCGAGTTTGATGACCATGGACGCCCCATAACACCAGAGAACCGGAACAGAACGAACTTCACCGATTCCAAAGATCAGGCAGAGAAGACATCACCTACAAACAGCCCCTTGCATGGCGGGGACGAAGACAGCGGTGAGGTCACTAGCGAGATGTCCTGA
- a CDS encoding EamA family transporter, which produces MWIVFACGSALFAGITAVLAKEGIRTTDSTVATALRTIVVLAGAWGMVFIVGSQAELTHLDTRSTGLLVFSGLATGVSWLCYFKALQLGSVSKVVPIDKLSTVLTVLLALMFLGERVSLIGALGVALIAVGTLLMLDADDLRGLPRAVRDGGGWLLYALGSAFFAALTAILGKAGITGVESNLGTAIRTGVVLVMAWVMVAVTGRLREVRSVPRGELGFVLASGAATCASWLCYYRALQDGPASVVVPIDKLSVLVTVLFSALVLREAVGRRYLAGLALFVGGTLAMLVS; this is translated from the coding sequence ATGTGGATCGTATTCGCTTGCGGCTCAGCGCTTTTTGCAGGCATCACCGCTGTCCTGGCTAAGGAGGGGATCCGTACCACGGACTCGACCGTGGCGACGGCGCTGCGCACTATCGTGGTGCTGGCGGGCGCCTGGGGCATGGTGTTCATCGTCGGCTCACAGGCCGAGCTGACTCACCTCGATACCCGCAGCACTGGGCTGCTGGTGTTCTCGGGGCTGGCTACCGGAGTCTCGTGGTTGTGCTACTTCAAGGCGCTCCAGCTCGGCAGCGTCAGCAAGGTCGTGCCGATCGACAAGCTGAGCACAGTGCTGACGGTGCTGCTGGCCCTCATGTTCCTGGGGGAGAGGGTGAGCCTCATCGGTGCGCTCGGAGTGGCTCTGATCGCTGTCGGAACGTTGTTGATGCTCGACGCCGACGACCTGCGCGGCCTGCCTCGGGCTGTGCGCGACGGCGGGGGCTGGCTGCTCTATGCGCTCGGCTCAGCCTTCTTCGCCGCGCTCACAGCGATTCTCGGTAAGGCCGGCATCACTGGGGTGGAGTCCAACCTCGGTACCGCGATCCGCACCGGGGTGGTCCTGGTGATGGCCTGGGTGATGGTGGCCGTCACCGGCAGGCTCCGAGAGGTCCGTAGTGTTCCGCGTGGTGAGCTCGGCTTCGTTCTGGCCTCCGGGGCAGCCACCTGTGCCTCCTGGCTCTGTTACTACCGGGCACTTCAGGACGGCCCGGCTAGCGTGGTGGTCCCCATCGACAAGCTGAGCGTCCTGGTCACCGTCCTCTTCTCCGCCCTCGTCCTGCGCGAGGCCGTCGGTAGGCGGTACCTCGCTGGGCTGGCGCTGTTCGTTGGTGGGACGCTGGCCATGCTGGTCTCCTGA
- the ybeY gene encoding rRNA maturation RNase YbeY encodes MTTEVINETTTVIDAAEFAALADHVLTAMHVSPAAELNIMFIDPEPMEELHVRWLDLPGPTDVMSFPMDELRPGSADSPTPAGTLGDIVLCPQVAAKQALAAGHSAVEEMLLLTVHGILHLLGYDHAEPEEKKEMFDLQRRLLLTFLAERGK; translated from the coding sequence ATGACCACTGAGGTCATCAACGAGACCACCACCGTCATCGACGCCGCCGAGTTCGCGGCCCTCGCCGACCACGTTCTGACCGCCATGCACGTCAGCCCCGCCGCCGAGCTCAACATCATGTTCATCGACCCCGAGCCCATGGAAGAGCTCCACGTGCGCTGGCTTGACCTGCCCGGCCCCACCGACGTCATGAGCTTCCCCATGGACGAGCTGCGCCCCGGCTCAGCCGACTCACCCACCCCCGCCGGGACCCTGGGCGACATCGTCCTGTGCCCGCAGGTCGCCGCCAAGCAGGCCCTGGCCGCCGGACACTCCGCCGTCGAGGAGATGCTCCTGCTCACCGTTCACGGCATCCTCCACCTCCTGGGCTACGACCACGCCGAGCCCGAGGAGAAGAAGGAGATGTTCGACCTCCAGCGCCGCCTCCTGCTGACCTTCCTGGCCGAGCGCGGCAAGTGA